The genomic DNA CGACCCGACCAGGCAGAGACAGATCGCCGGATGCGACGTCAAACACATCGGTAACACAAGCCAGAGGCGCGTGGAGATCAGCATTGACACGCAGGGCGGCAGTCACGCCATCATAGGACGCGGTGTCGATCTGTTCTGCGTCTGCCGCCGCCAGAACGACGTTGATGGAAATCTGAGGTCCATCGAATGTCGGCGTGTAACCGGGGCTGTCCAGAAACATGGGAACGCCGGGCCAGGTGGCGGGCATTTTTGGTGTTTCGCCCTCTGGGATGTCACGTACGGCCAGCGTGCCTGGCCCGCAATCGTGGTTTTCCACCAGAACGACCCAATGACTGTGCCAGTGGGCACCATCGTTGCCGGTGTCGCCGTCAATGTTCTCGTCATAAAGAGGCGTGTCGTCAAAATCAGGGTGGTTGGTGGCCGCAAGCGCGAGAATGCCGGTGTCACCTTCAAAACCGACGGTCGCTGGATCGAGTGTTGTTGGCCAAACATACGCCCAGATCGACGAGCCGGCAAAGTCTCCGGTTGCTTCGGGTGTTGCCGTTCCAGCCGCGCCATTTGCCGTCATGTGAAAGGTGATTACCCGTCCTTCGCGATGGACATGCGCCTTGAGAATGTCAAAGGCAGCAACGGTTTGTGTATTCTCGTCCGAGATCACTGCCCCCGCGTGGCTGTGGGTGCCATCGGCGAGTGCGAAGGTTCCTGCACAGCAGGCAGCGCCGATCATCAAATATTTCATCATTTTTCCATCTCCTGTTGAAATCATGCGGTGATTAATAGTAGCGAGTCGATAATATTGCAATAAAAATATCGACTCGCTATAATGAGGGATGGGAAAAACAGACCAGATACGTGCCTTGATCACCCGGCTAGGGCGACTGGATGCGGCGGACGGTTGGGGGGACGACCTCAATCCGGCGCAGCGCAGCGCGTTGGACTATCTGTCGCGGGCGAATGAGCTGTCGCGTTCGCCGTCTCATGTGGCAGAGTATCTGGGAACGACCCGTGGAACGGCTTCCCAGACGCTGAAGGCATTACTGCGCAAAGGTTTTGTGACTGAAATACGATCAGAAAGCGATCGACGGTCGATCCAATATGATGTGGCCGAAGCAGGGCATACCGCCCTCTTAACCAAGTCTCGCCTGTTGCTGGCACTTAGCGAAATGCCAGATAGTGAACTTAGCGAAGTACATTCAATCTTGGCGAAAACCTTGGAAGTGGCGGCTGACAGGAATGGGTTCCGACCGTTCGGAATATGTCAGACATGCCGCTATTTTGCACCAAGGCAGGGCGGTGGCCATTGCAAGCTGCTGAACATCGCGCTTGCAGCATCGGAAACAAAGAAGATCTGCCACGAACATTCCGTAGAGTGATGGGCCGGAGTGGGGCTGGGCCCACTTGAGGGCGTCACGCACTTGTTCGTTCCGCACTTGCGTAGGGACAATCGTTGTTACAGCCGATGCATCACGCGCTCAGCGCGTCGCGGATCGCAGTGACAGCGGCAAGCATGTCGACGGTGAAGCTTTCAATCAGGTAATCCGGCCAACTGGACAGTTTTACCGCCATGAAATCTGTTTCAGGATCGAGATAGATCAGTTGGCCAAAGACACCCCGGGCCATGAAGTCGCGCCGTTTGGCATCGTGTATCCACCACTGACGGCTATAGGCGCCATTCGGCGATGCAATGGTGTATGGTGCGCCAAACACGTCAGGGTCGCCCGTGCGGCTGTCTTCGACCCATGTTTCGGGGACAACCTGCACATCGCCAACACGGCCACCACTCAGCATCATCAGACCAAAGCGCGCGTAGTCGCGCAGCGTTGCATTGAACCCACCATCAGCGAGCGCAGTACCTGCGCTGTCGACGGTAAAGAATCCGTCACGTTCGCATCCCAGCCGCGACCAGATGCGCTCTGACAGCAAGGTGGCGAGAGATTGTCCGCTGACACGTTCCAACACCCAAGCCAGCAAGTCAGTCTCGATCGAGCGGTACTTGAACGCCTCGCCGTGGTCGCGTTCTTGCGGCAAAGTCAGTATCACGTCGCGGATCGTTGGCACGATCTCACCATAGGCAGGCGGACGCCAGCCGCTGGCAATGTCTATCTGCGTCATGTCAGATCCGGCCATGCCGTAGTCTTCGGTAAAGCGCACACCAGAGCGCATGTCGAGCACTTGGTTCAGCGTTGCCGTCGCGTATCCACATTGCGCAAGTTCAGGCACGATATCGGCCAGTGGGGCGTCCAGATCAACTTTGCCTTCGCCGTGCAGCACACCTACCAAAGCGCCGACGATGGATTTGCCCACGGATTGCGAGAGATGCGGGGTCTGGCGACGCATGTCGTTGAAGTAGCTTTCAGTTATCACATGGCCTCGGTGCATGATCAGAAAACCGTCAGTATAGCTGCTGGTCAACCAGTCGCGGACCGATTTTGTGCTGCCGTCCTGGGCAGTAAACGTAATGGTATCCAGGTCCTGTAGATCGCTGTGGAACGGGCGCACCGGTGCTGTTCCGCGCCAGACATCGGCCGTCGGAAAGAGGCTGCGCATGTTCTGAAATGACCAGCGGTTAAACGGGGCCAAGTCCCAGTTTTCCAGCGTGGGGCGTTTTTCCGGAGGCGGGGGGAAACCACGCATGATGCCCAGATCGCGCGCGCTGCGCGGGTTTTGCTGCGTCCGTGCGAGGGCGGGGGGGGGCATTTGCGCATTCCTTGGTTCATCGGTAGGGCGTCAGTCGGAAAGGGGGCGGGGCAATTGACGGCCCCGCCCCCAGCAGAAACGTTACTGCTTCAGCTTGGTCCAGATCTTGTTGTACATGTCCGTCACTTCCTGCGAGCAGGGTTTGACGAAATCGGGCGTAGGTGCATCCGCAGGCATGACAATCTCAGGCGCGCTCAGCATTTCTTCGTCCATGAACTCTTCGCTGCCTTTGATGCCGTTGGCATAGCGGGCAAAGTTCGAAATCAGCGCGGCGTTTTCAGGCGCCATGATGAAGTTCACGAAGAGTTTCGCGTTGTCCATGTTGGGTGCGTCCTTGAGCACGGCAACGTTGTCCATCCAGCCGGTAAAGCCTTCGACCGGATAGGCGTATTGCAGCGTTGGACGCTGGGCACGGGCACGCATCGCGGCCCCGTTCCAGTTCTGGCTGAGATCGACGTCGTTCGATGTCAGTTTCTCGATGGTGGAATAATCCATAGTGCGCCAGTGCTGCTTGGCATTGATCAACAGTTCGGTCACATCACGCAGCTCATCAGTGTTAGAGTTGCAGCGATCATAGCCCTTGTAGCGCAGACCGGCGTTGATCACGTCATGCATGTCGTTCAGCATGTTGATCCGGCCTTTTAGCTCTTCTGGTGGTTCAAACATCAGAGCCAGCGTATTGATATCGCCGCCAAATACCTCGGTATCGACCGTGAAAGAGGTCGTGCCCCATTGCCATGGCACCGAGTAGCTCCGGCCCGGATCCCACCAGACATCAACCCATTTCGGGTCCATGTTGCCAAAGTTTTCCATCTCGTTCGGTTTGATTTCGGCCAGCATTCCCTGTTCGATCATGATCTTCACAGTTGAATCGCCGGGAACAACGATGTCATAGCCGGTGTTGCCCTCACGGACTTTGGCCAGCATCGTTTCGTTCGAATCGTAGCCGTCCAGATTGACTTCTACATCGTACTTTTCTTCGAACTTCTCGATCAGTTCTGGGTTGGTATAGTTGCCCCAGTTATAGATGTTCAGCTCGCCTTCGGCGAGAGCCGGCGTTGCGAGCATGAAGCTCGCCGCGACCAGCGCGGGTATGGAA from Roseovarius pelagicus includes the following:
- a CDS encoding MarR family winged helix-turn-helix transcriptional regulator, which encodes MGKTDQIRALITRLGRLDAADGWGDDLNPAQRSALDYLSRANELSRSPSHVAEYLGTTRGTASQTLKALLRKGFVTEIRSESDRRSIQYDVAEAGHTALLTKSRLLLALSEMPDSELSEVHSILAKTLEVAADRNGFRPFGICQTCRYFAPRQGGGHCKLLNIALAASETKKICHEHSVE
- a CDS encoding serine hydrolase domain-containing protein, whose translation is MPPPALARTQQNPRSARDLGIMRGFPPPPEKRPTLENWDLAPFNRWSFQNMRSLFPTADVWRGTAPVRPFHSDLQDLDTITFTAQDGSTKSVRDWLTSSYTDGFLIMHRGHVITESYFNDMRRQTPHLSQSVGKSIVGALVGVLHGEGKVDLDAPLADIVPELAQCGYATATLNQVLDMRSGVRFTEDYGMAGSDMTQIDIASGWRPPAYGEIVPTIRDVILTLPQERDHGEAFKYRSIETDLLAWVLERVSGQSLATLLSERIWSRLGCERDGFFTVDSAGTALADGGFNATLRDYARFGLMMLSGGRVGDVQVVPETWVEDSRTGDPDVFGAPYTIASPNGAYSRQWWIHDAKRRDFMARGVFGQLIYLDPETDFMAVKLSSWPDYLIESFTVDMLAAVTAIRDALSA
- a CDS encoding extracellular solute-binding protein, coding for MTLKRSIPALVAASFMLATPALAEGELNIYNWGNYTNPELIEKFEEKYDVEVNLDGYDSNETMLAKVREGNTGYDIVVPGDSTVKIMIEQGMLAEIKPNEMENFGNMDPKWVDVWWDPGRSYSVPWQWGTTSFTVDTEVFGGDINTLALMFEPPEELKGRINMLNDMHDVINAGLRYKGYDRCNSNTDELRDVTELLINAKQHWRTMDYSTIEKLTSNDVDLSQNWNGAAMRARAQRPTLQYAYPVEGFTGWMDNVAVLKDAPNMDNAKLFVNFIMAPENAALISNFARYANGIKGSEEFMDEEMLSAPEIVMPADAPTPDFVKPCSQEVTDMYNKIWTKLKQ